The Raphanus sativus cultivar WK10039 chromosome 2, ASM80110v3, whole genome shotgun sequence DNA segment ataaatatgcatttataactcttagattaattaatctaaaatttagtgtttaaaGTTAAGCGGTGAGgttttaggaatgtgttcaaatttttaaaaataaaaaataaaaataaaattttcaaaacaaaaaaaaatgttattttggcCATTTTATCTTTTGAGtgttattttgtgataaaaattttaaaaataatatttgagataattGTCCTAGAAATAATTCtcaaattgttaaaaataaaacttactTAAAGTTTTAATAAAGAATTATAGTTTTCAAAACCTCAGTGAACATGGGTCATAGTAGTTTCTTCATGGCCTTGAGGTGAAACTAAATTTGAGAAGTTCTGTAATCGTAAATCGTTTTTCTATATTCATTCATGACCAGAAGGTCTTTCTTATATACACATCAGAGATCGTAATCCTATCAAGACTAggaaacataatataacttagATAAGGAGAAACTATTAGATAAGGCTAATCTAAATCTTATGTATATCGTAATACCCTCCCTCAAGTTGGAGCGTAGAGATCTCGGATGCCCAACTTGTAGAGAAAAATGTCAAACTCTTTTCTTCCTAGAGCTTTTGTCAGTATGTCCGCCAGTTGTTCTTTAGAAGAAACGTGTTTGGTGGAGATCGTGCCTTTGATGATGTAGTCGCGAATGAAATGACACTCAGCCTCAACATGTTTTGTTCTTTCGTGAAAGACCGGATTTGAGCTTAGATAAATCGCAGATTGATTGTCGCAACGAAGTGTCATAGGGGTCGTGTGGTTGATGCCGAAATCGAGAAGTAGTCCTTTGATCCATAGAAGCTCTTTGAGAACTTCAGTCAtagctctatattctgcttctgTCGAGGACAAGGAGACAGTGTCCTGTTTCTGAGATTTCCAAGAGACAATAGAGGTGCCAATCTGAACTAGCCAGCCTGTAACAGATCGTCTAGATGCAGAGCATCCAGCCCAGTCGGAGTCGGACCATCCAGTGACATGGATCGGAGAAGCCGCACGAAGCAAAATACCCTGGCCAATGGTTCCTTTGAGGTATCTAATTACCATATATTGTGTCAGAACATGAATAGAGAAACCAAGGTCAGGTCGTGTGGAAGCTAGATAAACCAAACGACCAACGAGGCGTCTGTAGCGTCCAGGATCAGGTAAAAGAGGGCCAACTTCGTCGTCAAGTTGATGTCGTTGATCAAGTGGAAAACCTGCAGGTTTGCATCCAAGCATGCCTACTTCAGTGATAATGTCTAAGCAATATTTCCGTTGACAGAGATAGAAACCGTCAGCATTACGAGCAACCTCGATccccaaaaaatatttcaaaacgcCAAGATCCTTCATGTGAAAACAAGTTGACAAATATGTTTTGAAATCTGCAATCGAAGAGGACGAGTTTCCTGCAATAATTAAGTCGTCAACATAGACCAAGACTCGTAAAGTGTTGCCGTTTTTGTTGTAGACAAATAAGGAGTAGTCACTTCGAGATTGAACAAAACCAAACGCTCGTAGTGCTTTTGTTAATTTTGCGAACCAACAACGCGGGGCCTGTTTAAGACCATAGAGAGATTTTCGGAGGCGACAAACGCGATTATCGGAGTCTGATCGAAATCCTGGAGGCAATTTTACATAAACTTCTTCATCCAAATCGCCGTGGAGGAAAGCGTTATGTACGTCCATTTGATGGACTTCATAGTCCTGCTTAGCCGCTATGTCAAGAAAGATTCGAACCGTAGTCATCTTGGCAACTGGTGCGAAAGTTTCTCCATAGTCGATGCCTTCAACTTGGTTGTTCCCGAGTACCACAAGACGTGCTTTATATCTTTCAAGCGTGCCGTCAGCTTTAAGTTTGATTCGAAATACCCACTTACATCCAAGAGCTATCTTTCCCGGTGGTAGTTCTTGTATATCCCATGTTTCGTTAAGTTCCAAAGCTTCAATCTCTTGGCGCATAGCTTCTCTCCAAGCTTTATCAAGCATAGCCTCGCGATATGAACGTGGTTCAGTAGCGATAGAGAGAGCCACTAGATAACTGCGATGGCCCTGAGAAAAGCGATCATATATATGATAGTCAGAGAGTGGGTGGGCCGTACCTGAGGACGAAGTCGGAGCGGTGGTTGTGAGAGTGGTGATTGTGACTGTGTTGATCGAGACTGTACTGGTTGAGACTGTGCCGGTTTTATCAGTAACGTAGTCTGCAAGTTTCGCTGGTGGTTTCTTTAGTCTAAGTCCTCTGCCTAGTGGTTCTGTATTTTCTGCCGTTGTTATGATAGGAGGAGGTTCATGAGTTGTCGGTAGATCCatagtatcatcatcatcatcgataTGTGTGGTGGTCGGGTTCAAGTTATGAGGTTGGGGTTCGGGATTAGTCGTGATCTTAGGATAAGGGAACGTGTCTTCCTGAAACATAACGTCGCGAGAATTAAAGACCTCTTCTGTGTCAATATCGTATAAACGCCAACCCTTCTTGCCATAAGGATATCCTAAGAAGACGCACTTCCTGCTACGTGAAGCAAACTTATCACCTTGGTGATTCAGGTTATGAGCGTAGGCTAAACAACCGAATACTCGTATTTGATCTAGAACTGGTGCTCGGCCGAACAGCAACTCGAAAGGCGTCTTGTCATTGAGTAGTTTAGTCGGTGTTCTGTTTATTAGATAACAAGCTGTCAAAGCACATTCTGCCCAGAATTCGATTGGCAAGGCAGCTTGAAAACGAAGAGCCCGAGCGACGTTAAGGATGTGTCTGTGTTTTCTCTCGACGCGTCCATTCTGTTGCGGTGTAGCAACACACGAGGTTTCATGTATTATTCCTTGCTGGCGAAAATATTTTGTGAGACACATGAATTCAGTTCCATTGTCGCTGCGTATGGTCTTGATGTCGCAGTTAAACTGTCGTTTAACAAGGGCTATAAACTCTTGTAGTCTGTTGGATACTTCGGTTTTGTCAGGGAGAAGATAAAGCCATACTGCACGAGAGTAGTCGTCTACTATGGTCAGGAAGTATCGTGATCCACAGAATGCAGCAGTGCGATAAGGGCCCCAAAGGTCACAGTGAATTAACTCAAAAGAAGTAGAAGCTTTATTATAACTATCTGGAAACGGGTTTCTTGTTTGTTTAGATCGAAAACACACATCACAATTGGAGAAGCATAGTTTATCTCTAGATTTAAGACTAATATTTGGTAGTAATCCCACAACGCGAGCTGATGGATGACCGAGACGACGATGCCAGAGAACTCCTTCGTCGGTTGTAGTTGTCTGAAACGCAGTCACAGTCTCAATCCCCCGGAAGTGGTACAATCCTTCACTCTCACGTTCACCCGCTCCAATCAGCGTCCTCGTGATGCGGTCCTGTAAAACCACAAGTCTGTCAGTAACTTGACCAACAAGTGATTGATCAGTTAACAATTGGCCGAAAGAAATAAGATTTGTGTGAAACCCATCCACATAATACACGTTTTGCAAGTGTATATGGGATGTTAGTTTTATCGTGCCCTGCTGGGTGGATAAAACATTGGCGCCGGCTGGTAATGTCACAGAGACTGGTGTTACTTGTCGGATATTTTCTAGAAGATCAAGTCGGCCGGTCATATGATGTGTAGCCCCTGTATCCAAGATCCAAAAAGATTTATCATTCTTACCGCTGAGGCGTGTATCAGGTCGTGTCTTTTGAGAATTCATAAGTGTAACTAGTGTGTGCCACTGAGCGTCAGTTATGCCTGCAAGTCCTTGGCGATCAGTTTCGGTCAGAGTAGAATTTGCTCTGATCTGTGTTGGTGAAGCAACTATCTGAGAGGAGTTTACTTGTGTAGTGGTTGGTGACTCTGTAGTTGTTGTGTTGTTCTGTCCCCCTTGATAGTTGTTTCTGGTTCGTGGTCGTGTTCCCCACCATTCGGGATAACCAATGACGCGAAAACATCCTGCTGCTCTATGACCAAGACGACCACAAGCGGTGCAGGTGACATTAGCGTCGGGATTGGTGTAACGAGGTCGAGAACCGCCGGAGTTTGAGTTTGATTGTCGGGAGCTATCATAGCTCTGGTTCGTTTGTCGGTTAttcgaagaagaagacgactgTGCTGGAGTTTGAGCCGCAAAGCTGAGCACTGCCTGTGGTTCTTTCTGCGAATTCTGTTGAACTGTTTCGTTTTGGACGATGGTTTGATAGACGGTGTCAAGATCTGGGATTGGAATCTGAGCACAAATCTGTGATCGTACGGCACCATGAATTGCGTCGTCAAGACCATATAGAAAGTCGTGAACTCGAACAATATCACGTTCTTTGTCTTGAGCTTCCATCAAATTGCAATCGCACTTGCCACACTTGCATGTCGTAATTGTAAAACATTCAGCCATAGAGTCCCAAATCTTAGTCAGACGTCCAAAGTAGTCTTCTACAGAAGATCCTGCTTGACGACAGTTCGCGAGAGAGGCTCGAAGTTGTTGGTAACGAGCTCCGCTTTTGAGAGCAAATCGTCGTTTGATATGATCCCATAGATCCTTGGCGTACTCTTTATGAGAGATATTAGAACGTAGCTTTGGTTCTATGGTAAGCTTGATCCATGTGACAAGTAGGTGGTTATTAGCCATCCAGTCTTCGTGATCGGTGGAGTCGGTGGTCGGTTTCGGTATGGTGCCATCAATGAAGCCAAACTTCTTGCGTGCACTTAAAGCAACACGTAAGTTTTGTGCCCATTCGTCGTAGTTTCGTCCGTTGAGTAGAGGTTGAGAGATAACAGCTCCAGGGTTATCACTAGCCGATAGATCATACGGAGAGATCGTTCGTCGAGGTTTCTGAACAATTGCAAGAGTTTCTGCCATTGTTGAGTGAGTTGAGGTCGAAGATCGGAAGAATCAGTCTGATTCTAGGTCGGAAAAAAAATATCGAGGTTTTAGTGtcgtagctctgataccatgagaagTTCTGTAATCGTAAATCGTTTTTCTATATTCATTCATGACCAGAAGGTCTTTCTTATATACACATCAGAGATCGTAATCCTATCAAGACTAggaaacataatataacttagATAAGGAGAAACTATTAGATAAGGCTAATCTAAATCTTATGTATATCGTAATAAAATTCTTTTATTATGACTGTAATTGTAAAATACGGCCTATCCAGCTAAAAATACATaccgtatatatataatatttggaCTGAAAATGATGCCCTTTAAAGCTATACTAGATATTGATCCGCGTTTCAAAAGCGCGGGGgtttttcaattataaataggtatatattattttacaaagttatattatattgtataagaGAATTtgcataaaattttataatttttaaattagtttaattaaaatttgtatgCACACTCTTATGTAACTCTTTTGTAGGCATAGGTATTTTACCAGAAACCGAAAAACCAAACGACTCAAAAATGCAAACTCAGTTCAGGTTCTGATCTAggaaaaattatctattggatatattttgagaaatacttgggttcacccctagagtgaacctttaggttcacccaaccaataggatttcgttatttcatattcaatatcttttaaaaaaggaaacaaaatattgtcaagttttattatgtttttaaaataaaaaataaatataaaataatagtaatcgcaaaaaaaataattatatttaaaataccgtcagcaaaacactaaaccttaaactctaaatcctaaatcataaaccttaaatccatggtaaacccttggttaaatctttggatttttttaaaaaaatatttttaacacaatcagcaaaacactaaaccctaatccctaaatactaaaccctaaacccttgggtaaatcataaacccttggataaatcctaaaccgtatgatttagaatttatccaaccATTTTGGATCtaccaagggtttaagatttaccaagggtttaggatttacccaagggtttagggtttacccaagagtttatggtttaggatttagggtttagggtttagtgtttggttgacggtattaaaaatatatttttctaaaacgtatttttgtttgcaattaatattaatttttattttttagtttaaaaatattaatataatttgacaatattttgtttccttttttaaaagatactgaatatgaaataacgaaattctattggttgggtgaacctaaaggttcactctaggggtgaacccaagaatttatcatatatttttggatCCGTAGGTCTCTGTTTGAGTCCATGTCTTTCTGAGACCGATTagtatccaaaatacttgaattgtatatttagttattttggatAAGTTTTTGgtattaaagatattttttaagttttgtgtttgagtttttttgggttttgatttggattttaggtaaaatatcaaaattttaaaaatatatttgaagtaTTCGGATAAACTTTAGGGCATTTCCGGTTCTTCAGTCAGATTTCAAGTAGAATTTAAGGTTTTTggatatttggatttttttgggttttattttgtttttgagttttttcgtgttttatatattttgggttttcagatatttctagtcttttttgggttttaaataCTTGAACTAATCTGAACCTGTTATATACCCAAAAATTACATGTATTTAACATGTGTTTGAATTATATAACCCAAccgatttttaatcaaaaataaccgatctaaatctaaattaaattttttaattattacttaGATTCAAATGTTTAGGATCTAAAAGATCTGGACCAGCAAGGAACCGATCCTTGCCCGATTTGAGGACTCAAATGCCcatattttccctttttattatattttatgtgaatTTTATAAGTCATATTTGTTAAGTTAGTAAGACGTAAGATGTATTTGATAGATTTTTCGCTAATTCAATAGTGTAGATATgtattgttattaaaaaatgtaCATTTATCTTAgataacatttttttatcataaagtccttataaaaattaatttaacatgatacataatttagttttaaacaTAATGGTTGCTCTTctttatcaaatttgattttgtaagcatttaaaactatatttgtaAGATGACACGGTATATGATATAACTTAGTTcattttgataattaatttctaaatattatagATCCATTATTGAGTATAAGAAATAGTGAATAATGTTACTACATAAGAATTTTAACGTTTGgtgataaaataatttctttaaatatatttgaattggactgtatttaaattgttatttttgtataaaatatcaTGAATTTgatcttattaataaatatgttatGCTGTTAGTTATGGTTTTGAGACTTggaataataatatattagaatataaTTGCTgagtaaaatattaaagtaaatatgttattttgacTCATATGCGAATTGCATATGAACGTGAATTGCATatgattttattcataaattcgtttttttctttggcaatttttgaagattttattTGTGAATATAATTGTGTAGATATTGTAATTAACTGAACTTTCCTAATATGTAGGTTAGTGGGCCTAAACGATTTGTtacatttataactaattgtattttatttaggATATGCTATGATTAGAGATTAAATATTGAATCTAAATAAATTGTAGTGAATAGGTCCAATGACTTttcataagtagattttttcagaatgtttctcttttaatagtatagatactgTATATTTAGGACATATTTAAGCTATATATACAGTTCCATCTCTTTTATGGTGTCTGTAAAATCGTTTTCTTAAAGCTAAACAAAGTAAAGATTGTAATTTAGCTGTTGCTAATGTTATCTGATGTGAAGATCAATCCGCAATAGTTTTCTATAAGATAATGGTCTGGTTAACTTCAAGATTGCATGCTGATTGCATTTGTGTATCACCAGATGATCATATGATAATTTCAAAACAATAATAGTTACAGTTCGACATAAATAAGCCCgcaaagattaaaaaaacataaatttaataagGATCTATATCTGCTAAAATTTATAAGAGACTTGGGCTTTTTATATTCGTGGGCCATTTGACCTTGTGGTGGAAGTACGTGTATATATCCACAATCATATTAGTCTAGTAATAAGTGTGTCATACTATCTTGAATTAAATAGACAAAATGATGATTAGTGACAATAACAGATGTGGACAGTTCATCTAACTTGAAGgattttaatatttctatatatgTCATTTACAAATCAAGACAGTTTACTTCTAGTTTAAACTCTAAGAATTTTGAATTAGCGGTGACTATACACTAAACACTTACTAGCCACTCGGCTAATCAAAAACTTCGGTTCGGTAGTTCACCCGATCACACTCGTTTTTTATAGTTTTCCTAAATTCactgaaatattttattatgttgaTAAATATGTTTGTGTCCTCATATTGAATATGGCCCACATCCGGGCCAAAACGGTTGGCGTTTGATCAGAATACGACACCCCACTTGAGAACTTCCGTAGTCATTGTATTGACATTTTTGGGCCATTAAGATTTACGTCCCCATTTCACATTTATGTTGCAATTATACAATGGTCAATGGTACCTTTTATTTGCGATTTGGACCCAAACTTCAAACGActacgggtatatttttgttttacattttttaaaacttaaattttatatttgtataactcatattattaaaattgaaatacattttaatttgtttagaaacatagataatagtataaatgaaaattgtttggaaacatcgatagcaatattatattaaattgtattttcatatttctcatagtttaacaatttcattaattaaaatatcttaacAATAAttcacatcattaattatattaccataaaaataatattgaagatttttatttatcagttaatcaatattaactgtGTGCCGATTATAAgatcaaaaatgtaaaataactaGGTTTTGCATATGGTTAAACGTTCggtttagtttgttttattaaaatattttttattttagttttaatcaGTGGAAACTTACCTatcaaaaaacataattcaaaacacatattttgtgaataaaataataacttaaatcaagataataaaaatggattacatttattgtcatttAATTTTCCGCTCCATACAATTACTTTACTAAATAAAAAGactctttctatttcatttaatttagcCAACACACATAGAAAAATTCCTTTTTATTAGtctataaattagtttataaaatcatttaggcATAAAAATTGTCTATCCATTTATGTACAAGTTTCTTtcagtattaattttttttttgaaattaggcttctcttgaatattataaatctACATGTGAATTTTGAGTTGGGTCTGTGTGGATTCGGATGAGTTTGGTTCTGATATATagaaatcttaaaatatttaaataaacaatatatcTAAAATGAGTTCTCAGATATTTGtacaaaaaataatcatattacCTGATTCAATCctgttttttaatataattaattatattacaacacatctaaaatatataacactataaaaattaaatattgatgcataaaatgtaaaaactaaTATCCATGCAGATGCACATATcgttttctaattttaattatatcagtgtttttttgtaatcatgtgttaaaatatttttttaatgattaataaaatgtttCAATAATTGTATTAGAATAATTGAAACAAACTTATATCTATAAGTCATGTTACTTtactgttttaatagaatagattcaTGAACCTCTATATctatttttgtaagaaaaaagatAGGGATATGTTTCAAAATTAAGTTGAGGATAAGATGATTGTATTAGTTGGAACAGATTCATGAACATAACTTTTTACTGTTTTAGTTTCACATATAGAATGTAATTACAAACCTTTTACTTGCAAAAAAACCTATTAATaactgtaaaataaaaaataaattcccaaattaattttgtttttaattcgTGTTTGGATAATGACAAATTCTACATTTCGGAAAGCATAATCTTGAAAATCACATGAATTACATGTCCTTAATAACACGAAAACCATTCACGTATTCGTTTGCTTAATTTAACAATCCAatcttgaaaagaaaagaaaaaacaatctTAGTTTGATAagaaacttttataataatcaCTTTGCTTTTATGTCACTTTGATAAGAAACcataatttaaaagttataatattataaactaataaaaattaagagaATAATTCTTAAGCAACAATGTCACTATCATGTTTTCGTAACCTCTGCTTTTTCTTTACCCCACCACCAACAACATCAAACACCAAACACCAAATACACCACTTTATACTTCTCCCCccagtttctttctttatcCATGTTCTACCCTAAAtcttaatttcataaattgaaaTTTCCAAAACCTTGATTTTACAGTTTATTTTAGCATAAAATCAACTGCTCACTCGTTAAAAAAACGATaaagaagttttattttctCCCGGAAAGATTATATATCTATTACTCAATACGCAAAATGTGATAATATCtcaatcttaaaaaaattacataggTAAGATTCTAGAACATACGATAAACCGAGGGCATTTCTATAAATATTatatgctctctctctctctctctctcgcacgGTTACTAATAAACcagagaaaatgattttttttaaaagtaaaccAAAAATAGAGGGACCTCCGAGATATATTTAATCCTGGAACCCAATCTTCTCAAAAATTGCATTTCTGACCCTACTCAGATCTCTCCCCTTCAACGTCCTCCCAACCCCCTCGTGCACCGACAACGACGCCATCCTCGTCCTCGCCAGAAACTCGTGCGGCGGCAATCTCCCGCCGCTAGCGTCCAGCCAGTCACCTCCGTCGTCCGAATCACCGTCGTCGTCGTCCTCGATCCTTCTCCGATGATGATCATCGCGACGCTCCACGCGGAGAATCTTCGACCAGTCCGGCACATTTATCGGGAGCGACGTCGCGGCGGCGCACGAGGACGGCCGATTCGACGGTTTTTTCCCGGATCTGCCGGACGCGGAGATTTTTTTGCGAGGGGAGACGGAGTGGACGGAGCCGCCGGCGGAGGAGTAGAGATCGGATTCGTCGAACTCGAGAGATGAATCGGCGGAGGTGTAGTAGGACTGATCGGTGCCGAGGAAGCGATAGCTTGGCCGAGGGTAGTAGCTTTTGCCGGTGGCCATTgaattagaagaagaagatgttttaattaaattttaatatttaagttttttgagttttagttttggTGTGAGAAGGAAATAGATGTGAGGGGGGTCTTTGGTTTTATACAGGTTTTGGGTTTGGATGAAATGGATAAGGTTACCTTCTCTCTCTTTAACTTGTAGTTTCCGTCAGTGTGAAACTACATAATAACCCCTGGTTTTTAGATGAAATTAAATGAAGTGTCGAAAAATGCCACGAGCGTAAAGGATTGTTTACCCTTTCGTGTGAGGAGAATATTACATGTGTCGTATTGGCATATTCTCTCCATTTTggttttgcttttctttttcctcatctagaaaatattttattgctaaaaaatactaataggcgattttttaaaaaactgtaGTTTCTTTGGTATTTACTTAATACTAGTATTTTCCCGTGCTATGCACGggtattgtattttttaaatataaaatatgtgtaaaatttacaacaaaaaaaaatattatttagaagGTTATTagtgataattttaaaaatataaaaatttaccGTTATTTACAACACTTCAGTATATAcccaaaatataaaagtaaaatattgatttctctttttcccaaaccaaaaatatattactatatgATATGAATTTCAGGCTCttgtaacaaaacaaaaaaaagatgttaATTATACTTTTGTAGAATAACTGACGTTATCTCTTGTAGTTTCTAGTTCTTTTCTATGTGTATTTATCTTTCTTCATTTCTGGTTGTATATTGCAAAATTAGGTAacattacataaaaaaaaataaaaacaaatgtgTATGCTATTactaaagtaaacaaaaataatatttctatacaatttaaaacatatataaaataagaaaaactaaacctgagatcgcaaaaaaaaaaaaactaacctgaGATAAGGTCCTTCATCTAGAAAGTAGACATGAGAATCCTTCACGTTTCATCTACCATTTACATCccactttttttttcattctagtTATCAccacatttttttcttctcttgtgtTGCTTCTGAAATTTGTTAGGAGGTCTTATAAATCCTTAAGGTGACCTTCCTACTTTCCTTTCTCAAATTATCACCACTGCAACCAAAAAACATTATCAAGCATATCGAAAATTACTCTAGTTAGTTTTTAAAACGGTAGTGACCTAATTTATGACATTTACATTTTTTAACACATTTATGACGTTTATCTTTTCATCATAATATTGCataaatgtatagttttttcCAACATACAAAAGAGAAAAGGGAAAGAAAAAATCAACTTAACATACTATTTAGTATCACTAACCTGGATTTAACTTTCATCTGCCACTTCGAAAGATGTTTTTGGCCAGAGGCTATGTCAACCTAGACATAGAACTCCATTATTGACAGTGTTGATACAAACCTTAGAAATCATTTACTTGTCTCGTTAGAAATTGGAATTTCATCAAACTCTCGTACTCCTAGAATTCAATGGAGTGACTGCATGTTGAGAAGAATCTATAGAATGGTGATTCGTGAGTCAAagtcttataaaaaaaaaagctaacggtttatagattttaagatcATGAAGTAGTGGGAGAGATATTATagacttttattttatttttatggaaAATACAATAGAGTTCAGTTATTTGAAAAGATAAACGGTTTTCTTTAAAAAGTTATTTGTATTtccattttttaatttaaattttaaaacaatttccACTTGTCATAATTTTATTCGTTAGGCGACTTgcgctttagtatatagggattaagttaatttatatttggtACTTGATTTAAAATTCTATAGAGCAAATTTGttcaaaacacacaaaagagCTAGATACTATTGGTTGGGGGAAAAATGGTAGAATTGGAAGGGAAAATTTTGGGGGGAATTTGGGTAGGGGATGCAAATATGGGAAAACCTGTGTGTATAGAGTACAAATATTCTTTTTACTTATGAGTAAATAAACCAGTATATTCTTATGGATATAGAGgtatatccaaaataatataatatactaaaTTTCACATAACtaaggaaataaataataattatttatatgttgtatataaatctctttctttttgtgtgttttcaatTATACAcataaattttaccaaaaaaatataaaaataaatatattcatctCTTGCAATAGTTAAAAAGGATTAACACCCTTTGCAATTTtgtgaagaaaacaaaagagacCACAAAAAGCCTCCACAATAAAAGGATAAAATAACGGTGTTAATTGATAAAAAGACGCGTGGACAGAGAATATTATGTGGTATATAAAcgcatataataatataatatattattatattataaaccTTGAGGCCCTCGACCGTGTTGGAAACTTACGAGGTTGGTCGGTGTTAGCGGCGCGGAGAACCAGAACCGTCGAGGATTACATCATCACTCGTCAGTTTAGCCTTCcacatttgaatttttttttaataatatcttattttataCATCCTGTATCCAATGAAAACAATCTGCACAAAGCTTCTCTACTCGTGTGTACTCTTGTGTcattagtttttt contains these protein-coding regions:
- the LOC108819181 gene encoding protein S40-4, with translation MATGKSYYPRPSYRFLGTDQSYYTSADSSLEFDESDLYSSAGGSVHSVSPRKKISASGRSGKKPSNRPSSCAAATSLPINVPDWSKILRVERRDDHHRRRIEDDDDGDSDDGGDWLDASGGRLPPHEFLARTRMASLSVHEGVGRTLKGRDLSRVRNAIFEKIGFQD